Proteins encoded in a region of the Isoalcanivorax pacificus W11-5 genome:
- a CDS encoding HPP family protein: protein MSERNDRLRWQVVTGLLKHFHLERWSERFNPRLVLAGFNFINAGVSIALIAFIALISQEAFIFPSLGATAFLLFYLPLAEASSPRNVLCGHLVGALVGWLSLATFGLLDEPSAMLNGVELPRVAAAGLALGTTCFLMVLLRVVHPPAAATSLMVALGTMTSLHQIEVLLAGVVLLLIQAMVINRLAGIPYPVWSKHTPDT, encoded by the coding sequence ATGAGTGAACGCAACGATCGCCTGCGCTGGCAAGTCGTCACCGGCCTGCTGAAGCACTTTCATCTGGAACGCTGGAGCGAGCGCTTCAACCCGCGCCTGGTGCTGGCCGGGTTCAACTTCATCAATGCGGGTGTCAGCATTGCCCTGATCGCCTTTATCGCGCTGATCAGCCAGGAAGCCTTCATCTTCCCCTCGCTGGGCGCCACCGCCTTCCTGCTGTTCTACCTGCCGCTGGCAGAAGCCTCCTCGCCGCGCAACGTGCTCTGTGGCCACCTGGTCGGCGCGCTGGTGGGCTGGCTCAGCCTGGCCACCTTCGGCCTGCTGGATGAGCCCTCTGCCATGCTCAACGGGGTGGAGCTGCCCCGTGTGGCCGCCGCCGGCCTGGCCCTGGGCACCACCTGCTTCCTGATGGTGCTGCTGCGCGTGGTACACCCACCCGCCGCCGCCACCTCGCTGATGGTGGCGCTGGGCACCATGACCAGCCTGCACCAGATCGAAGTGCTGCTGGCCGGCGTGGTGCTGCTGCTGATCCAGGCCATGGTCATCAATCGCCTGGCCGGCATTCCCTATCCGGTCTGGTCGAAGCACACGCCGGACACTTGA